One genomic segment of Vibrio penaeicida includes these proteins:
- a CDS encoding SDR family oxidoreductase, with protein sequence MISLQGKRVLLTGALGTLGQAQIKQLTELGAHVLALDLPELVAAHSSASPNVTLIPCDLGQLQESQKTVSDYIAKLGGVDILINNAALIINRPFEDFSMEEYESQIRVNSSSAFALLSSVTPHMKTNRWGRIINFTSITLNGQVEGYVPYVASKGALLGLTKSLARELGEFGITVNAVAPGAIVSDAEKRVFGHKAQEYSDWVLDRQCLKVRIQPESVAHLVAFLCSDCASMITGQNIGIDGGWS encoded by the coding sequence ATGATTTCATTACAAGGAAAACGCGTTTTGCTGACCGGGGCTTTAGGAACGCTCGGGCAAGCGCAAATCAAACAGCTTACAGAATTGGGTGCTCACGTATTAGCATTGGATTTACCAGAGCTTGTTGCCGCTCACTCATCAGCAAGCCCAAATGTCACGCTTATCCCCTGCGATTTGGGCCAACTGCAAGAGTCACAGAAAACTGTGTCTGATTACATCGCAAAACTGGGTGGCGTGGATATCCTAATCAACAATGCAGCGCTGATCATCAATCGTCCGTTTGAAGACTTTTCGATGGAAGAATACGAAAGCCAGATCCGAGTCAACTCTTCCTCTGCCTTTGCCTTACTTTCCAGCGTGACTCCCCATATGAAAACGAACCGTTGGGGAAGAATCATCAATTTCACCTCAATTACCTTAAATGGGCAGGTAGAAGGCTATGTGCCGTATGTGGCATCCAAAGGGGCGCTACTTGGGTTAACTAAGTCTCTCGCTCGGGAGTTGGGCGAGTTTGGAATTACAGTTAACGCCGTTGCACCTGGTGCCATTGTCTCGGATGCGGAAAAGCGCGTTTTTGGTCATAAAGCTCAGGAATACAGTGACTGGGTGCTGGACAGGCAGTGCCTAAAGGTGCGTATTCAACCGGAATCTGTCGCACATTTGGTCGCTTTTTTATGTTCTGACTGCGCTAGTATGATCACTGGTCAAAATATAGGCATAGACGGTGGATGGTCCTGA
- a CDS encoding aldose 1-epimerase, translated as MEYLENEFLRIECSAQHGAAITKGEAKMNEQWVPFLYSDQSQSGKTNANGMYVLAPFSNRISKGGFEFEGVKHPVNRNVQAEPYPLHGNAWQSEWDLVSQSESQIFYRLDNASCPPFDYDAELKYSIQDNTLNCELKVTNRGSKPLPFGMGFHPWFYRHAGTEVYFEALGIWMEDEEHLPTKHLSLVEAANWSFNEFRAVPEHLINNAYTEWNGVATIVQPEDGLSIRVTGSDLLSYLILYSPEQSAEFLCLEPVSHPVDAHNQRSFPGLVTLSNGESISAEMSIRLSPIK; from the coding sequence ATGGAATATTTGGAAAATGAGTTCCTGCGAATAGAGTGCTCAGCTCAGCATGGCGCTGCAATCACCAAAGGTGAGGCAAAAATGAATGAGCAGTGGGTACCGTTTTTGTATTCCGACCAGTCCCAGAGTGGCAAAACCAACGCCAATGGCATGTATGTGTTAGCTCCTTTCTCGAACCGAATATCGAAAGGCGGTTTTGAGTTCGAAGGCGTTAAACACCCAGTGAACAGAAACGTACAAGCCGAACCCTACCCTCTTCACGGAAACGCCTGGCAATCCGAATGGGATCTGGTGTCACAAAGCGAGTCTCAAATTTTTTATCGCCTAGATAACGCGTCTTGTCCTCCTTTTGATTACGACGCTGAGCTCAAATATTCGATTCAAGACAACACCCTTAACTGCGAGCTTAAGGTGACCAACAGAGGCAGTAAGCCTTTACCATTTGGAATGGGTTTTCACCCATGGTTCTACCGGCATGCAGGAACGGAAGTCTATTTCGAGGCGCTAGGAATATGGATGGAGGACGAAGAGCATCTGCCCACTAAACACCTGAGCTTGGTTGAAGCTGCTAACTGGAGTTTTAATGAGTTCAGGGCAGTGCCAGAACACCTAATCAATAATGCATATACCGAATGGAATGGCGTCGCCACCATTGTGCAACCGGAAGACGGGCTTTCGATTCGGGTGACGGGGTCAGATCTGTTGTCTTACCTTATTCTTTATTCCCCTGAACAGAGTGCTGAGTTTCTATGTTTAGAGCCCGTCAGTCATCCAGTAGATGCACATAATCAGCGAAGCTTTCCGGGGTTGGTGACGTTATCGAACGGAGAAAGTATTTCGGCGGAAATGTCGATTCGCTTGTCGCCGATAAAATAG
- a CDS encoding LysR family transcriptional regulator: protein MLKIQHLRFLVSVVDYGSAIKASERLHVSQPSISAGLKALEDELGGALFDRSGPANRPLRLTPKGQNFYRRAIEILNQCESAQAEFAGNSNQTSKWILGVLDTLSQDVVVKALRTFERGEPDTRIDIWEGSATKIESWFAKKRVDMILGNVGSLMPNEKLLWREPLVAVVAPDHPCAGTTNVISIRDLTQFPFIHRTNCELDQIGRARLKAEGVKLNIHARAERESLAFELIRNSHNMTLAPQNLVPENLISIRVSGLNIERSIGLRWQENTPIQVTSALSESIVKIIGEPIGI from the coding sequence ATGTTAAAAATTCAGCACTTGAGATTTTTAGTCTCAGTTGTCGATTATGGTAGCGCCATTAAAGCCTCGGAACGGCTACACGTCTCCCAGCCTTCAATCTCTGCCGGACTAAAGGCTTTGGAAGACGAATTGGGAGGCGCATTGTTTGACAGAAGCGGACCAGCTAATCGACCATTACGCTTAACCCCAAAAGGGCAAAATTTTTATCGTCGAGCGATTGAGATCCTGAATCAATGCGAATCTGCTCAAGCAGAATTTGCTGGTAACTCTAATCAAACATCAAAGTGGATATTGGGTGTCCTTGATACACTTTCTCAGGATGTCGTTGTTAAGGCACTTCGAACGTTTGAGCGTGGTGAACCCGATACCAGAATCGATATATGGGAAGGTTCAGCAACTAAAATTGAAAGCTGGTTTGCAAAGAAACGCGTAGACATGATTTTAGGCAATGTGGGCAGTTTAATGCCGAATGAAAAATTGCTTTGGAGAGAACCATTAGTTGCGGTAGTCGCCCCCGACCACCCTTGTGCAGGAACGACCAATGTCATTTCAATCCGAGACCTCACCCAGTTCCCTTTTATCCATCGTACCAATTGTGAATTAGATCAAATTGGCAGAGCGAGGCTTAAAGCAGAAGGTGTTAAGTTGAATATTCATGCTAGGGCAGAGCGCGAAAGCTTGGCGTTTGAGTTAATAAGAAATAGCCATAATATGACTCTGGCACCCCAAAATCTTGTACCTGAAAACCTCATCAGTATAAGAGTTTCAGGGCTAAATATTGAAAGAAGCATCGGTTTGAGATGGCAGGAGAATACACCCATTCAAGTCACTTCTGCACTTTCTGAATCCATTGTAAAAATTATCGGGGAGCCTATCGGCATTTAA
- a CDS encoding ATP-binding cassette domain-containing protein: protein MQSVILECKNLHKWYSGVHALRGVSLDIFANEAVGLVGDNGAGKSTLINILSGTQVPDDGELYMDQRPLALRKPKDAMDKGIETIYQYNSMVPTMSIARNIFIGREPLKFAIGRFGILDQEKMRTESVKAIADVDLHLRSPDALVGELSGGQRQGVAIARAMHFKSKVMILDEPTNHLSVKETNKVIDFVSGLKHQSITSIFISHNMHHVFACCDRIVAMARGEIVLDKRVEDTNIDEVQSVL from the coding sequence ATGCAGTCCGTCATTTTAGAGTGCAAAAACCTCCACAAATGGTATTCCGGAGTTCACGCTTTACGTGGCGTGAGCTTGGATATCTTTGCTAATGAAGCCGTCGGTTTGGTTGGTGATAACGGGGCAGGAAAATCGACGTTGATCAACATTTTGTCAGGTACGCAAGTGCCTGATGATGGTGAATTGTATATGGATCAGCGCCCTCTTGCGCTTCGAAAGCCCAAAGATGCCATGGATAAAGGCATCGAAACCATCTACCAATACAACTCTATGGTGCCCACCATGAGCATCGCTCGAAACATATTCATCGGGCGAGAGCCACTTAAGTTCGCTATTGGCCGCTTTGGTATTCTCGATCAGGAAAAAATGCGCACCGAAAGTGTGAAAGCCATTGCCGATGTCGATTTGCATCTAAGATCGCCTGATGCACTGGTTGGCGAGCTATCCGGAGGCCAAAGACAAGGCGTCGCAATTGCCAGAGCCATGCATTTTAAGTCCAAAGTCATGATTCTGGACGAACCCACCAATCACCTTTCGGTAAAAGAAACCAATAAGGTGATCGACTTTGTGTCAGGGCTCAAACATCAATCCATCACCAGTATTTTCATCAGCCATAACATGCATCACGTGTTTGCCTGTTGCGACCGAATTGTCGCCATGGCACGCGGGGAAATCGTGCTGGATAAACGAGTGGAAGACACCAATATAGACGAAGTTCAGTCGGTGCTATAA